From a region of the Hemibagrus wyckioides isolate EC202008001 linkage group LG14, SWU_Hwy_1.0, whole genome shotgun sequence genome:
- the stoml1 gene encoding stomatin-like protein 1, which yields MFGRSSCYNYEILPQRDDRDSNTPGLFTSGQSQYNSGFSFDYVPKIKNNDFTDESQGLLSRLCNWVVIFLVFLCTVITFPISAWFVLKTVPNYERIVVFRLGRIRAPKGPGVVLVLPLIDQWQRVDLRTRAFNIPPCKVTTRDGGLVSVGADIQFRIWNPLMSVVAVQDLNASTRLTAQNAMTQTLGKRTVREIQTERVKLGEHLGMDINDLTKPWGLEVDRVELTLESVLRASDESHSGPLIMPPSLPGLEGLTGPIQQLAMHFLGQSTAASPPAKDSVLFTDEVSTEAPATGSSGVIEELLAAVRLVLSESLVRQVGACFQFHISTSTGQTRSYYVDLTQNSGTCGAGEATQPDVSLSMSEQDMMAMFQGSLRPVTAYGSGRLRVQGDLNTAMKLDTLVKLLLKNKTLVKTSMISSYT from the exons ATGTTTGGCAGATCCTCGTGTTATAACTATGAGATTCTTCCACAGAGAGATGACAGGGACAGTAATACTCCTGGCCTGTTTACATCCGGTCAGTCTCAGTACAACAGCGGCTTCTCCTTTGATTATGTccctaaaataaaaaacaacgaTTTCACAGACGAAAGTCAAGGATTATTATCACGGCTGTGTAACTGGGTTGTTATATTCCTGGTTTTTCTTTGTACGGTCATCACATTCCCCATATCCGCCTGGTTTGTTTTAAAA acaGTGCCCAACTATGAGAGAATTGTTGTATTCCGCCTGGGTCGCATCCGAGCTCCAAAGGGTCCAGGAGTGGTTTTGGTGCTTCCGCTCATTGACCAGTGGCAAAGGGTGGACCTAAGAACCAGAGCTTTCAACATCCCACCATGCAAG GTGACCACTAGAGACGGTGGCCTGGTGTCTGTTGGAGCGGATATCCAGTTCCGGATCTGGAATCCTCTCATGTCTGTGGTGGCAGTGCAGGATTTAAACGCTTCCACGCGCCTTACTGCACAGAATGCTATGACTCAGACCTTGGGCAAGAGGACTGTGAGAGAGatccagacagagagagtcaaACTGGGAGAGCACCTTGGG ATGGACATAAATGATCTGACAAAGCCTTGGGGACTGGAGGTTGACCGGGTCGAGCTGACCCTGGAAAGTGTGCTCCGTGCCTCAGATGAGTCTCACTCAGGGCCACTCATTATGCCTCCATCTCTCCCTGGCCTAGAGGGTCTTACTGGACCTATACAGCAGCTTGCCATGCACTTTCTGGGACAAAGTACAGCAGCATCTCCACCTGCTAAAG ATTCAGTGCTCTTCACTGACGAGGTGAGCACAGAGGCTCCAGCAACTGGAAGCAGCGGTGTGATCGAGGAGCTTCTGGCAGCTGTGAGACTGGTGCTGTCTGAGAGCTTGGTTAGGCAAGTGGGAGCCTGCTTCCAGTTTCACATCAGTACCAGCACCGGCCAGACCAGGAGCTACTATGTGGATCTAACTCAAA ACAGTGGAACATGTGGTGCAGGCGAGGCGACGCAGCCAGACGTGTCTCTCAGTATGAGTGAGCAAGATATGATGGCTATGTTCCAGGGCAGTCTGCGGCCAGTCACAGCGTATGGCAGCGGCAGATTGAGAGTTCAGGGAGACTTGAACACTGCGATGAAATTAGACACACTTGTTAAActcttattaaaaaacaaaacacttgttAAAACCTCTATGATATCTAGTTATACTTGA